CAAAGTATTCATCAAAACCCAGGTCTTCATAGGCATCTGCTACCCGATAGACATCCATATGATACAACGGCAGCCTGCCACTATACTCTTTAATAATGGTAAAAGTCGGGCTGTTAACGGTCTTCTTTACTTCCAACCCTTTAGCCAGACCCTTAGTAAACGTCGTTTTTCCTGCCCCAAGGTCGCCTTCAAGGGCGATAACATCACCTGGCAGTAAAAGCTTGGCCAAACGTTCTGCAAATATAGACGTTTCCTCCGAATTTGTCGTTTTCCATTCGAATTGGTTCATTCAATCACCTTTTACTTTCCTAACAATCCTTTATTCTCATTTTACCTTATTTATGTGTAAAAAAAACCTTAGGATATCTCCTAAGGATGCCTTTTCCATATGTAGTGTACATGATTATGATGAATTGAGCAAAAAAACCAAATAAAATACATAAAAAAAAGCCGAAACCTGGTTTCGTACTTGATTTTAGCATATATATGGCGGTCCGGACGGGACTCGAACCCGCGACCTCCTGCGTGACAGGCAGGCATTCTAACCAACTGAACTACCGGACCATATTGCGGGGACAGGATTTGAACCTGCGACCTTCGGGTTATGAGCCCGACGAGCTACCAGACTGCTCCACCCCGCGACGGTATAAATTATAAAAT
The window above is part of the Bacillus sp. SORGH_AS_0510 genome. Proteins encoded here:
- the tsaE gene encoding tRNA (adenosine(37)-N6)-threonylcarbamoyltransferase complex ATPase subunit type 1 TsaE translates to MNQFEWKTTNSEETSIFAERLAKLLLPGDVIALEGDLGAGKTTFTKGLAKGLEVKKTVNSPTFTIIKEYSGRLPLYHMDVYRVADAYEDLGFDEYFEGDGVTVVEWAHLIEEQLPQELLTIFLYRDEGDQRKLVLAPKGNRYEELCKEIFR